One window of Deltaproteobacteria bacterium genomic DNA carries:
- a CDS encoding 3-methyl-2-oxobutanoate dehydrogenase subunit beta — MPMDLSDRDYMSSGHVGCPGCGAAIAMKFVLKALGEKTIMVLPACCWSIIAGPYPQSALRIPLIHSAFETGGAVASGVRAALDMKGDTETTVLTWAGDGGTFDIGFQALSGAVERNEDFIYCCYDNEAYMNTGVQRSSSTPYGAWTTTTPGADWKKMRKKNIVEALVAHRIPYAATASIAFPEDLVYKVKKAKWIKGSRFLHIFSSCPTGWGLASELSVKIARMAVQTNIFPIYEVEDGLRYTINFMSKGYLVKEYFKLQGRFKHLTEKDLDQIQEIVNDDWDLLLRKAGLFPA, encoded by the coding sequence ATGCCAATGGATCTTTCTGATCGTGATTATATGTCTTCCGGCCATGTGGGCTGCCCCGGCTGCGGGGCGGCCATAGCCATGAAGTTTGTTTTAAAGGCCCTGGGCGAAAAGACCATAATGGTCCTGCCGGCCTGTTGTTGGTCCATCATCGCCGGGCCTTATCCCCAGTCGGCCTTACGGATACCCTTGATCCACAGTGCCTTTGAAACCGGCGGCGCCGTAGCCAGCGGGGTGCGGGCGGCCCTGGATATGAAAGGCGATACGGAGACAACCGTCCTGACCTGGGCCGGCGACGGCGGTACCTTTGACATCGGCTTTCAGGCCTTGAGCGGCGCCGTGGAACGAAACGAAGATTTCATTTATTGCTGTTATGACAACGAGGCCTATATGAATACCGGGGTCCAGCGCTCTTCTTCGACCCCCTATGGGGCCTGGACCACCACCACCCCGGGTGCGGATTGGAAAAAGATGCGCAAGAAAAACATTGTCGAGGCCCTGGTAGCCCATCGCATTCCCTATGCCGCCACGGCCAGCATCGCCTTCCCCGAAGATCTGGTCTACAAGGTAAAAAAGGCCAAATGGATCAAAGGCTCCCGGTTTCTGCACATCTTCTCCAGTTGCCCTACGGGCTGGGGACTGGCTTCGGAGTTGTCGGTCAAGATCGCCCGGATGGCCGTCCAAACCAACATTTTCCCTATCTATGAAGTGGAAGACGGTCTGCGCTATACGATCAACTTTATGTCCAAAGGCTATCTGGTCAAGGAGTACTTTAAACTCCAGGGCCGGTTTAAACACCTGACCGAGAAAGATCTGGATCAGATCCAGGAAATAGTCAACGACGACTGGGACCTTTTGTTGCGTAAGGCCGGTTTATTCCCAGCCTGA